Proteins from one Candidatus Sulfotelmatobacter sp. genomic window:
- a CDS encoding cytochrome c biogenesis protein ResB: MEGRAARLSFAAPARALRASWDDLVTLFANVGFGVTLLAVWALLTTIGVIVDQGKDPSYYAGAYGPPLSRLILRLDLQNIYHSPAYIGILGLILCSMAAATFVKVIPRRIPRLHPVRIEAIPLHATLRVAGDPERVRERIAAFFAARGWQVRSRTFAGEEWTFADKVNWARRGVLIAHIGFVIIAIGTTIYWAKGYSGQFTVLSGQTATIPQNGATVSLERFAYRIDPITTKAGVVYQPIDYVSNAIVTGRDGVAHHAVIRVNHPYDLDGTLIYQATYGFGIDFALTKDGRPVPGPDHPLLEGEGFPIDGTSRAIQYTRFVGTIDRTTGQPGPDPRPNDPGVVIQAFDGDQSVGSALVPLGQPIDLGAGYRLEATRYVLYSGFQYRYDPGIPVVGLGALILVLGLCIAIYLLPARLFVQVRPAADGAEVGIAATTVKGYEVFEDRFREIVADLRRSEAAT, encoded by the coding sequence GTGGAAGGCCGAGCTGCCCGGCTGAGCTTCGCCGCGCCGGCGCGCGCGCTGCGGGCGAGCTGGGACGATCTGGTCACGCTGTTCGCGAACGTCGGCTTCGGCGTCACGCTGCTGGCGGTGTGGGCGCTGCTGACGACGATCGGCGTGATCGTCGACCAGGGCAAAGATCCGAGCTACTACGCCGGTGCCTACGGGCCGCCGCTCTCGCGGCTGATCCTGCGGCTCGATCTCCAGAACATCTACCACAGCCCGGCCTACATCGGCATCCTCGGGCTGATCCTGTGCTCGATGGCCGCGGCGACGTTCGTCAAGGTGATCCCGCGCCGCATCCCGCGCCTGCACCCGGTCCGCATCGAAGCGATCCCGCTGCACGCGACCCTGCGCGTCGCCGGTGATCCCGAGCGCGTGCGCGAGCGCATCGCCGCGTTCTTCGCCGCGCGCGGCTGGCAGGTGCGCTCGCGCACCTTCGCCGGCGAAGAGTGGACGTTCGCCGACAAGGTCAATTGGGCGCGGCGCGGCGTGCTGATCGCGCACATCGGCTTCGTGATCATCGCGATCGGCACGACGATTTACTGGGCGAAAGGCTACAGCGGCCAGTTCACCGTGCTCAGCGGACAGACCGCGACCATACCGCAGAACGGCGCGACCGTCTCGCTCGAGCGCTTCGCCTATCGCATCGATCCGATCACCACCAAAGCCGGCGTCGTGTACCAGCCGATCGACTATGTCTCGAACGCGATCGTCACCGGCCGCGACGGCGTCGCGCACCACGCGGTGATCCGGGTCAACCATCCTTACGATCTCGACGGGACGCTGATCTATCAGGCGACCTACGGCTTCGGGATCGACTTCGCGCTCACCAAGGACGGCCGGCCCGTCCCCGGGCCCGACCACCCGCTGCTCGAGGGCGAAGGGTTTCCGATCGACGGGACCTCGCGCGCGATCCAGTACACGCGCTTCGTCGGCACGATCGACCGCACGACCGGGCAGCCCGGTCCCGACCCGCGGCCGAACGACCCCGGCGTGGTCATCCAGGCCTTCGACGGCGATCAGTCCGTCGGCAGCGCACTGGTCCCGCTCGGGCAACCGATCGACCTGGGCGCCGGCTACCGGCTCGAAGCGACCCGCTACGTGCTCTACTCGGGCTTCCAGTACCGCTACGACCCGGGCATTCCGGTCGTCGGGCTGGGCGCGCTGATCCTCGTGCTCGGCCTGTGCATCGCGATCTACCTGTTGCCCGCCCGGCTGTTCGTGCAGGTCCGGCCGGCCGCCGACGGCGCCGAGGTCGGAATCGCCGCCACCACCGTCAAAGGCTACGAGGTCTTCGAAGATCGTTTCCGCGAGATCGTCGCGGACCTGCGGCGCAGCGAAGCCGCTACCTAG